A genomic region of Dunckerocampus dactyliophorus isolate RoL2022-P2 chromosome 8, RoL_Ddac_1.1, whole genome shotgun sequence contains the following coding sequences:
- the hipk1b gene encoding homeodomain-interacting protein kinase 1 isoform X1 — protein MTSQLQVFSPPSISSSAFCRVKKLKVENNVWDVSTTEAYSSIAGQSAYTFTPAMAVPPFAPSLVFPPTAPGSRGQVVVRAADSTGSLPRGSSRRVAEHATSSSYAHVETASEARGQHRHGQKRKIEETNEGSGSGCGSVQILEELSAPAATYSTRTGGGGGGGTGQSIPHSAPTTKSSSSNGEGDYQLVQHEILCSVSCSYEVLEFLGRGTFGQVAKCWKRGTNEIVAIKILKNHPSYARQGQIEVGILNRLSAENADEYNFVRSYECFQHKGHTCLVFEMLEQNLYDFLKHSKFSPLPLRHIRPILQQVATALMKLKSLGLIHADLKPENIMLVDPLRQPYRVKVIDFGSASHVSKAVCSTYLQSRYYRAPEIILGLPFCEAIDMWSLGCVIAELFLGWPLYPGASEYDQIRYISQTQGLPAEYLLSAGTKTSRFFNRGPDSSYPLWRLKTPSEHEMEMGIKSKEARKYIFNCLDDMMQVNLSTHLEGTDMLAEKADRREFIDLLKRMLRLDADKRITPTKTLGHPFVTMSHLMDYPHSSHVKSCFQNMEICKRRSTYDSNKSLYSTNAVPSAAAGNLTVTFSSQLNQHNQVPSAGGAVPLLNYQPALYQQATINIPGLTQQSVPIPTRPAGLCGQTEPFQQTLIVCPPSTIQGLQSSSKSSSFPVRMDNSVPIVPQNQPAQSLQIQPSMLTQGSCTPLMVATLHPPSSGIASQYSLPVGLGTGVGRPTLLEHTATVLQAWPTGTQQILIPSSWQQVPGVAIHSSAHQANVAESPRESHHSDAATQQAPNWRSTAQPKTQPERKKVKARRGENRNRGISTASLLSTNGVTPSSLIATLSQPIVISDTPSPAVSIITIHSDTDTEDERKFHPASVGLGQRTNVISCVTVHDSDSSTASPLTPLPRTLNVASTVSSRQAKSLAVVAPSVKVHASERGAASRSRPETVNYMKPKRTSNQQPSSSGENLERHGLMLSQSRPLNLSQVQPMVSSSQERAGVSHSDSSLRRQQTFAPAASASQYNFPEVSALASAAGPSLYTYPASTALSSASQVMEQLLGRGTTAGHSPSAYAATYTSSSSRRDSASRKDSVSSLLHGLPAVYQQQFTAASPYVSVTPRSEAYSAYQLSPRRLTQYPYL, from the exons ATGACCTCCCAGCTGCAAGTCTTCTCTCCTCCCTCCATATCCTCCAGTGCCTTTTGCCGTGTTAAGAAGCTGAAGGTGGAGAACAATGTTTGGGATGTGTCCACTACTGAAGCGTACAGCTCCATAGCAGGCCAGTCTGCATATACGTTTACCCCGGCCATGGCTGTGCCCCCCTTCGCACCGTCCCTGGTCTTCCCCCCTACAGCGCCTGGGTCTCGTGGTCAAGTCGTGGTTCGTGCAGCTGATAGCACAGGCAGTCTTCCTCGGGGTTCCAGTCGGCGTGTCGCAGAGCATGCAACATCCTCCTCCTATGCTCATGTTGAGACTGCCTCTGAAGCAAGAGGACAACATCGACATGGGCAGAAGCGAAAGATCGAGGAGACTAATGAGGGCAGTGGGAGTGGCTGTGGCAGTGTGCAAATTCTGGAGGAGCTCTCGGCGCCAGCAGCAACGTACTCTACTCGTACGGGCGGTGGCGGTGGTGGCGGGACAGGCCAGTCCATACCTCACTCGGCTCCAACCACAAAAAGTAGTAGCTCCAACGGTGAAGGAGACTATCAGCTTGTGCAGCACGAGATCCTCTGCTCAGTGTCCTGCAGCTACGAAGTGTTGGAGTTCTTAGGAAGGGGCACTTTTGGCCAAGTGGCCAAGTGCTGGAAGAGGGGTACCAATGAGATTGTGGCTATCAAGATTCTCAAGAACCATCCTTCATATGCCCGCCAGGGCCAAATTGAG GTGGGCATCCTGAACAGGCTGAGTGCCGAGAATGCAGATGAGTACAATTTTGTGCGTTCCTATGAGTGCTTCCAGCACAAGGGTCATACCTGCCTGGTGTTTGAGATGCTCGAACAAAATCTGTATGACTTCCTGAAGCACAGCAAGTTCAGCCCACTGCCTCTGCGACACATTAGACCAATCCTACAGCAG GTGGCGACAGCACTGATGAAGCTGAAGAGCCTGGGACTGATTCATGCTGACCTCAAGCCTGAGAATATCATGTTAGTGGATCCCCTTCGGCAGCCTTACAGGGTGAAGGTCATTGACTTTGGATCTGCAAGCCATGTTTCCAAGGCTGTGTGTTCAACATACTTACAGTCCCGCTACTACAG GGCTCCTGAGATCATTTTAGGCCTCCCGTTCTGTGAGGCCATTGACATGTGGTCTCTAGGCTGTGTGATTGCAGAGCTGTTTCTGGGTTGGCCCCTGTACCCTGGAGCCTCTGAGTATGACCAG ATTCGTTACATCTCTCAGACTCAAGGCCTGCCAGCCGAGTACCTACTGAGTGCAGGCACCAAGACCAGCCGCTTCTTCAACAGAGGCCCTGACTCAAGCTATCCTCTTTGGAGGCTCAAA ACACCATCAGAGCATGAAATGGAGATGGGCATCAAATCCAAGGAGGCTAGGAAATATATCTTCAACTGTTTGGATGACATGATGCAG GTCAATCTCTCAACTCATTTGGAGGGGACAGACATGTTGGCTGAGAAAGCTGATAGACGAGAGTTTATAGACCTCCTGAAGAGGATGCTCCGTCTGGATGCTGACAAGAGGATCACACCCACAAAGACTCTGGGTCACCCTTTCGTCACAATGAGCCACCTCATGGATTACCCCCACAGCTCCCA CGTGAAGTCGTGCTTCCAGAACATGGAGATCTGCAAGCGCCGGAGCACCTACGACAGTAACAAATCCCTCTACTCCACAAATGCAGTTCCCAGCGCTGCAGCTGGCAACCTGACTGTTACTTTCAGTAGCCAACTCAACCAGCATAACCAG GTGCCTTCTGCGGGGGGAGCGGTGCCTTTGCTAAATTATCAGCCAGCGCTTTACCAGCAGGCAACCATCAACATTCCTGGCTTGACGCAACAAAGTGTTCCTATTCCAACACGTCCTGCTGGACTGTGTGGCCAGACAGAACCCTTCCAACAGACTCTGATTGTCTGCCCACCCTCTACAATTCAAG GCCTACAGTCATCAAGCAAGAGCTCCAGTTTCCCTGTTAGGATGGATAACTCAGTACCTATAGTACCTCAGAACCAGCCCGCTCAGTCATTGCAGATCCAGCCCAGCATGCTCACACAG GGTTCCTGTACTCCACTGATGGTGGCCACCCTGCACCCACCATCATCAGGCATAGCCTCCCAGTATTCTCTACCAGTTGGGCTTGGCACTGGGGTGGGCCGCCCCACCCTTTTGGAGCACACAGCCACTGTGCTG CAGGCCTGGCCCACTGGAACTCAACAGATCCTCATCCCATCATCATGGCAGCAGGTCCCGGGCGTGGCCATTCACAGCTCTGCTCACCAGGCAAATGTTGCAGAGTCACCGCGGGAATCCCATCACTCGGATGCTGCTACTCAGCAGGCACCCAACTGGAG GAGCACAGCACAACCCAAGACTCAGCCGGAGAGGAAGAAGGTCAAAGCCAGACGAGGAGAGAACAGAAACAG GGGAATATCTACTGCATCATTGCTCAGCACTAATGGTGTGACACCATCCAGCCTCATCGCCACTTTGTCGCAGCCTATTGTCATCTCCGACACCCCCAGCCCAGCGGTCAGCATCATAACTATCCACAGTGACACTGATACGGAAGATGAGCGCAAGTTTCATCCTGCCAG TGTTGGATTGGGCCAGCGCACCAATGTTATCAGCTGTGTGACAGTGCACGACTCAGACTCCTCTACAGCCAGTCCGCTGACTCCTCTTCCCCGCACACTTAACGTAGCCAGCACAGTGTCCTCACGCCAGGCTAAGTCTCTGGCTGTGGTGGCACCCTCAGTCAAAGTTCATGCATCAGAGAGAGGAGCAGCTTCACGTAGCCGCCCAGAGACTG TGAACTACATGAAGCCCAAGAGAACATCTAATCAGCAGCCAAGTAGTTCAGGGGAGAATCTGGAGCGTCACGGGCTGATGCTGAGCCAGTCGCGTCCCTTAAACCTCAGCCAG GTCCAGCCCATGGTGTCTTCATCTCAGGAGCGCGCAGGCGTATCCCACAGTGACTCATCCTTACGTCGCCAACAGACGTTCGCTCCGGCCGCCTCGGCCTCGCAGTACAACTTCCCCGAGGTGTCCGCGCTGGCCTCGGCCGCAGGACCCAGCCTGTACACCTACCCGGCCTCCACCGCCCTCTCGTCCGCCTCTCAGGTCATGGAGCAGCTGCTGGGCCGTGGCACAACAGCAGGACACTCCCCCTCCGCCTATGCAGCAACatacacctcctcctcctccaggagAGACTCGGCCAGCCGTAAGGACTCGGTCAGCAGTCTGCTGCACGGCCTGCCTGCAGTCTACCAGCAGCAGTTCACTGCTGCCTCTCCTTACGTGAGTGTGACTCCGCGGTCCGAGGCCTACAGTGCCTACCAGCTGAGCCCCAGACGCCTCACGCAGTACCCCTACCTATAA
- the LOC129186719 gene encoding RING finger protein 224-like — MLPNEDLECVVCCYEYSRSERVPRMLHCNHTFCAPCLEKLSNMDGVIRTISCPLCRWITCTRASLTLPGVLWVNTDIWDQIAEKHQTKKVRGRKEDPVEDVSKQFIRPMFSHSKSTVFKSTFQSMFSCIPLHEPHLQSS; from the exons atgttgccaaatGAAGATCTTGAGTGTGTGGTGTGCTGCTACGAGTACTCGCGCAGCGAGCGGGTCCCACGCATGCTGCACTGCAATCACACCTTCTGTGCACCTTGCCTGGAGAAACTGTCCAACATGGACGGCGTGATCAGGACCATCAGCTGCCCCCTGTGCCGCTGGATTACCTGCACAAGGGCCAGCCTGACCCTACCAGGTGTGTTGTGGGTCAACACTGACATATGGGACCAGATTGCAGAGAAACATCAGACGAAGAAGGTGAGAGGGAGGAAGGAGGACCCAGTGGAGGACGTGAGCAAGCAGTTCATCAGGCCCATGTT CTCGCACTCAAAATCCACTGTTTTCAAGTCCACATTCCAAAGTATGTTCAGCTGCATTCCGCTGCATGAGCCACACTTGCAGAGCAGCTGA
- the hipk1b gene encoding homeodomain-interacting protein kinase 1 isoform X3: protein MTSQLQVFSPPSISSSAFCRVKKLKVENNVWDVSTTEAYSSIAGQSAYTFTPAMAVPPFAPSLVFPPTAPGSRGQVVVRAADSTGSLPRGSSRRVAEHATSSSYAHVETASEARGQHRHGQKRKIEETNEGSGSGCGSVQILEELSAPAATYSTRTGGGGGGGTGQSIPHSAPTTKSSSSNGEGDYQLVQHEILCSVSCSYEVLEFLGRGTFGQVAKCWKRGTNEIVAIKILKNHPSYARQGQIEVGILNRLSAENADEYNFVRSYECFQHKGHTCLVFEMLEQNLYDFLKHSKFSPLPLRHIRPILQQVATALMKLKSLGLIHADLKPENIMLVDPLRQPYRVKVIDFGSASHVSKAVCSTYLQSRYYRAPEIILGLPFCEAIDMWSLGCVIAELFLGWPLYPGASEYDQIRYISQTQGLPAEYLLSAGTKTSRFFNRGPDSSYPLWRLKTPSEHEMEMGIKSKEARKYIFNCLDDMMQVNLSTHLEGTDMLAEKADRREFIDLLKRMLRLDADKRITPTKTLGHPFVTMSHLMDYPHSSHVKSCFQNMEICKRRSTYDSNKSLYSTNAVPSAAAGNLTVTFSSQLNQHNQVPSAGGAVPLLNYQPALYQQATINIPGLTQQSVPIPTRPAGLCGQTEPFQQTLIVCPPSTIQGLQSSSKSSSFPVRMDNSVPIVPQNQPAQSLQIQPSMLTQAWPTGTQQILIPSSWQQVPGVAIHSSAHQANVAESPRESHHSDAATQQAPNWRSTAQPKTQPERKKVKARRGENRNRGISTASLLSTNGVTPSSLIATLSQPIVISDTPSPAVSIITIHSDTDTEDERKFHPASVGLGQRTNVISCVTVHDSDSSTASPLTPLPRTLNVASTVSSRQAKSLAVVAPSVKVHASERGAASRSRPETVNYMKPKRTSNQQPSSSGENLERHGLMLSQSRPLNLSQVQPMVSSSQERAGVSHSDSSLRRQQTFAPAASASQYNFPEVSALASAAGPSLYTYPASTALSSASQVMEQLLGRGTTAGHSPSAYAATYTSSSSRRDSASRKDSVSSLLHGLPAVYQQQFTAASPYVSVTPRSEAYSAYQLSPRRLTQYPYL from the exons ATGACCTCCCAGCTGCAAGTCTTCTCTCCTCCCTCCATATCCTCCAGTGCCTTTTGCCGTGTTAAGAAGCTGAAGGTGGAGAACAATGTTTGGGATGTGTCCACTACTGAAGCGTACAGCTCCATAGCAGGCCAGTCTGCATATACGTTTACCCCGGCCATGGCTGTGCCCCCCTTCGCACCGTCCCTGGTCTTCCCCCCTACAGCGCCTGGGTCTCGTGGTCAAGTCGTGGTTCGTGCAGCTGATAGCACAGGCAGTCTTCCTCGGGGTTCCAGTCGGCGTGTCGCAGAGCATGCAACATCCTCCTCCTATGCTCATGTTGAGACTGCCTCTGAAGCAAGAGGACAACATCGACATGGGCAGAAGCGAAAGATCGAGGAGACTAATGAGGGCAGTGGGAGTGGCTGTGGCAGTGTGCAAATTCTGGAGGAGCTCTCGGCGCCAGCAGCAACGTACTCTACTCGTACGGGCGGTGGCGGTGGTGGCGGGACAGGCCAGTCCATACCTCACTCGGCTCCAACCACAAAAAGTAGTAGCTCCAACGGTGAAGGAGACTATCAGCTTGTGCAGCACGAGATCCTCTGCTCAGTGTCCTGCAGCTACGAAGTGTTGGAGTTCTTAGGAAGGGGCACTTTTGGCCAAGTGGCCAAGTGCTGGAAGAGGGGTACCAATGAGATTGTGGCTATCAAGATTCTCAAGAACCATCCTTCATATGCCCGCCAGGGCCAAATTGAG GTGGGCATCCTGAACAGGCTGAGTGCCGAGAATGCAGATGAGTACAATTTTGTGCGTTCCTATGAGTGCTTCCAGCACAAGGGTCATACCTGCCTGGTGTTTGAGATGCTCGAACAAAATCTGTATGACTTCCTGAAGCACAGCAAGTTCAGCCCACTGCCTCTGCGACACATTAGACCAATCCTACAGCAG GTGGCGACAGCACTGATGAAGCTGAAGAGCCTGGGACTGATTCATGCTGACCTCAAGCCTGAGAATATCATGTTAGTGGATCCCCTTCGGCAGCCTTACAGGGTGAAGGTCATTGACTTTGGATCTGCAAGCCATGTTTCCAAGGCTGTGTGTTCAACATACTTACAGTCCCGCTACTACAG GGCTCCTGAGATCATTTTAGGCCTCCCGTTCTGTGAGGCCATTGACATGTGGTCTCTAGGCTGTGTGATTGCAGAGCTGTTTCTGGGTTGGCCCCTGTACCCTGGAGCCTCTGAGTATGACCAG ATTCGTTACATCTCTCAGACTCAAGGCCTGCCAGCCGAGTACCTACTGAGTGCAGGCACCAAGACCAGCCGCTTCTTCAACAGAGGCCCTGACTCAAGCTATCCTCTTTGGAGGCTCAAA ACACCATCAGAGCATGAAATGGAGATGGGCATCAAATCCAAGGAGGCTAGGAAATATATCTTCAACTGTTTGGATGACATGATGCAG GTCAATCTCTCAACTCATTTGGAGGGGACAGACATGTTGGCTGAGAAAGCTGATAGACGAGAGTTTATAGACCTCCTGAAGAGGATGCTCCGTCTGGATGCTGACAAGAGGATCACACCCACAAAGACTCTGGGTCACCCTTTCGTCACAATGAGCCACCTCATGGATTACCCCCACAGCTCCCA CGTGAAGTCGTGCTTCCAGAACATGGAGATCTGCAAGCGCCGGAGCACCTACGACAGTAACAAATCCCTCTACTCCACAAATGCAGTTCCCAGCGCTGCAGCTGGCAACCTGACTGTTACTTTCAGTAGCCAACTCAACCAGCATAACCAG GTGCCTTCTGCGGGGGGAGCGGTGCCTTTGCTAAATTATCAGCCAGCGCTTTACCAGCAGGCAACCATCAACATTCCTGGCTTGACGCAACAAAGTGTTCCTATTCCAACACGTCCTGCTGGACTGTGTGGCCAGACAGAACCCTTCCAACAGACTCTGATTGTCTGCCCACCCTCTACAATTCAAG GCCTACAGTCATCAAGCAAGAGCTCCAGTTTCCCTGTTAGGATGGATAACTCAGTACCTATAGTACCTCAGAACCAGCCCGCTCAGTCATTGCAGATCCAGCCCAGCATGCTCACACAG GCCTGGCCCACTGGAACTCAACAGATCCTCATCCCATCATCATGGCAGCAGGTCCCGGGCGTGGCCATTCACAGCTCTGCTCACCAGGCAAATGTTGCAGAGTCACCGCGGGAATCCCATCACTCGGATGCTGCTACTCAGCAGGCACCCAACTGGAG GAGCACAGCACAACCCAAGACTCAGCCGGAGAGGAAGAAGGTCAAAGCCAGACGAGGAGAGAACAGAAACAG GGGAATATCTACTGCATCATTGCTCAGCACTAATGGTGTGACACCATCCAGCCTCATCGCCACTTTGTCGCAGCCTATTGTCATCTCCGACACCCCCAGCCCAGCGGTCAGCATCATAACTATCCACAGTGACACTGATACGGAAGATGAGCGCAAGTTTCATCCTGCCAG TGTTGGATTGGGCCAGCGCACCAATGTTATCAGCTGTGTGACAGTGCACGACTCAGACTCCTCTACAGCCAGTCCGCTGACTCCTCTTCCCCGCACACTTAACGTAGCCAGCACAGTGTCCTCACGCCAGGCTAAGTCTCTGGCTGTGGTGGCACCCTCAGTCAAAGTTCATGCATCAGAGAGAGGAGCAGCTTCACGTAGCCGCCCAGAGACTG TGAACTACATGAAGCCCAAGAGAACATCTAATCAGCAGCCAAGTAGTTCAGGGGAGAATCTGGAGCGTCACGGGCTGATGCTGAGCCAGTCGCGTCCCTTAAACCTCAGCCAG GTCCAGCCCATGGTGTCTTCATCTCAGGAGCGCGCAGGCGTATCCCACAGTGACTCATCCTTACGTCGCCAACAGACGTTCGCTCCGGCCGCCTCGGCCTCGCAGTACAACTTCCCCGAGGTGTCCGCGCTGGCCTCGGCCGCAGGACCCAGCCTGTACACCTACCCGGCCTCCACCGCCCTCTCGTCCGCCTCTCAGGTCATGGAGCAGCTGCTGGGCCGTGGCACAACAGCAGGACACTCCCCCTCCGCCTATGCAGCAACatacacctcctcctcctccaggagAGACTCGGCCAGCCGTAAGGACTCGGTCAGCAGTCTGCTGCACGGCCTGCCTGCAGTCTACCAGCAGCAGTTCACTGCTGCCTCTCCTTACGTGAGTGTGACTCCGCGGTCCGAGGCCTACAGTGCCTACCAGCTGAGCCCCAGACGCCTCACGCAGTACCCCTACCTATAA
- the hipk1b gene encoding homeodomain-interacting protein kinase 1 isoform X2 has product MTSQLQVFSPPSISSSAFCRVKKLKVENNVWDVSTTEAYSSIAGQSAYTFTPAMAVPPFAPSLVFPPTAPGSRGQVVVRAADSTGSLPRGSSRRVAEHATSSSYAHVETASEARGQHRHGQKRKIEETNEGSGSGCGSVQILEELSAPAATYSTRTGGGGGGGTGQSIPHSAPTTKSSSSNGEGDYQLVQHEILCSVSCSYEVLEFLGRGTFGQVAKCWKRGTNEIVAIKILKNHPSYARQGQIEVGILNRLSAENADEYNFVRSYECFQHKGHTCLVFEMLEQNLYDFLKHSKFSPLPLRHIRPILQQVATALMKLKSLGLIHADLKPENIMLVDPLRQPYRVKVIDFGSASHVSKAVCSTYLQSRYYRAPEIILGLPFCEAIDMWSLGCVIAELFLGWPLYPGASEYDQIRYISQTQGLPAEYLLSAGTKTSRFFNRGPDSSYPLWRLKTPSEHEMEMGIKSKEARKYIFNCLDDMMQVNLSTHLEGTDMLAEKADRREFIDLLKRMLRLDADKRITPTKTLGHPFVTMSHLMDYPHSSHVKSCFQNMEICKRRSTYDSNKSLYSTNAVPSAAAGNLTVTFSSQLNQHNQVPSAGGAVPLLNYQPALYQQATINIPGLTQQSVPIPTRPAGLCGQTEPFQQTLIVCPPSTIQGLQSSSKSSSFPVRMDNSVPIVPQNQPAQSLQIQPSMLTQQAWPTGTQQILIPSSWQQVPGVAIHSSAHQANVAESPRESHHSDAATQQAPNWRSTAQPKTQPERKKVKARRGENRNRGISTASLLSTNGVTPSSLIATLSQPIVISDTPSPAVSIITIHSDTDTEDERKFHPASVGLGQRTNVISCVTVHDSDSSTASPLTPLPRTLNVASTVSSRQAKSLAVVAPSVKVHASERGAASRSRPETVNYMKPKRTSNQQPSSSGENLERHGLMLSQSRPLNLSQVQPMVSSSQERAGVSHSDSSLRRQQTFAPAASASQYNFPEVSALASAAGPSLYTYPASTALSSASQVMEQLLGRGTTAGHSPSAYAATYTSSSSRRDSASRKDSVSSLLHGLPAVYQQQFTAASPYVSVTPRSEAYSAYQLSPRRLTQYPYL; this is encoded by the exons ATGACCTCCCAGCTGCAAGTCTTCTCTCCTCCCTCCATATCCTCCAGTGCCTTTTGCCGTGTTAAGAAGCTGAAGGTGGAGAACAATGTTTGGGATGTGTCCACTACTGAAGCGTACAGCTCCATAGCAGGCCAGTCTGCATATACGTTTACCCCGGCCATGGCTGTGCCCCCCTTCGCACCGTCCCTGGTCTTCCCCCCTACAGCGCCTGGGTCTCGTGGTCAAGTCGTGGTTCGTGCAGCTGATAGCACAGGCAGTCTTCCTCGGGGTTCCAGTCGGCGTGTCGCAGAGCATGCAACATCCTCCTCCTATGCTCATGTTGAGACTGCCTCTGAAGCAAGAGGACAACATCGACATGGGCAGAAGCGAAAGATCGAGGAGACTAATGAGGGCAGTGGGAGTGGCTGTGGCAGTGTGCAAATTCTGGAGGAGCTCTCGGCGCCAGCAGCAACGTACTCTACTCGTACGGGCGGTGGCGGTGGTGGCGGGACAGGCCAGTCCATACCTCACTCGGCTCCAACCACAAAAAGTAGTAGCTCCAACGGTGAAGGAGACTATCAGCTTGTGCAGCACGAGATCCTCTGCTCAGTGTCCTGCAGCTACGAAGTGTTGGAGTTCTTAGGAAGGGGCACTTTTGGCCAAGTGGCCAAGTGCTGGAAGAGGGGTACCAATGAGATTGTGGCTATCAAGATTCTCAAGAACCATCCTTCATATGCCCGCCAGGGCCAAATTGAG GTGGGCATCCTGAACAGGCTGAGTGCCGAGAATGCAGATGAGTACAATTTTGTGCGTTCCTATGAGTGCTTCCAGCACAAGGGTCATACCTGCCTGGTGTTTGAGATGCTCGAACAAAATCTGTATGACTTCCTGAAGCACAGCAAGTTCAGCCCACTGCCTCTGCGACACATTAGACCAATCCTACAGCAG GTGGCGACAGCACTGATGAAGCTGAAGAGCCTGGGACTGATTCATGCTGACCTCAAGCCTGAGAATATCATGTTAGTGGATCCCCTTCGGCAGCCTTACAGGGTGAAGGTCATTGACTTTGGATCTGCAAGCCATGTTTCCAAGGCTGTGTGTTCAACATACTTACAGTCCCGCTACTACAG GGCTCCTGAGATCATTTTAGGCCTCCCGTTCTGTGAGGCCATTGACATGTGGTCTCTAGGCTGTGTGATTGCAGAGCTGTTTCTGGGTTGGCCCCTGTACCCTGGAGCCTCTGAGTATGACCAG ATTCGTTACATCTCTCAGACTCAAGGCCTGCCAGCCGAGTACCTACTGAGTGCAGGCACCAAGACCAGCCGCTTCTTCAACAGAGGCCCTGACTCAAGCTATCCTCTTTGGAGGCTCAAA ACACCATCAGAGCATGAAATGGAGATGGGCATCAAATCCAAGGAGGCTAGGAAATATATCTTCAACTGTTTGGATGACATGATGCAG GTCAATCTCTCAACTCATTTGGAGGGGACAGACATGTTGGCTGAGAAAGCTGATAGACGAGAGTTTATAGACCTCCTGAAGAGGATGCTCCGTCTGGATGCTGACAAGAGGATCACACCCACAAAGACTCTGGGTCACCCTTTCGTCACAATGAGCCACCTCATGGATTACCCCCACAGCTCCCA CGTGAAGTCGTGCTTCCAGAACATGGAGATCTGCAAGCGCCGGAGCACCTACGACAGTAACAAATCCCTCTACTCCACAAATGCAGTTCCCAGCGCTGCAGCTGGCAACCTGACTGTTACTTTCAGTAGCCAACTCAACCAGCATAACCAG GTGCCTTCTGCGGGGGGAGCGGTGCCTTTGCTAAATTATCAGCCAGCGCTTTACCAGCAGGCAACCATCAACATTCCTGGCTTGACGCAACAAAGTGTTCCTATTCCAACACGTCCTGCTGGACTGTGTGGCCAGACAGAACCCTTCCAACAGACTCTGATTGTCTGCCCACCCTCTACAATTCAAG GCCTACAGTCATCAAGCAAGAGCTCCAGTTTCCCTGTTAGGATGGATAACTCAGTACCTATAGTACCTCAGAACCAGCCCGCTCAGTCATTGCAGATCCAGCCCAGCATGCTCACACAG CAGGCCTGGCCCACTGGAACTCAACAGATCCTCATCCCATCATCATGGCAGCAGGTCCCGGGCGTGGCCATTCACAGCTCTGCTCACCAGGCAAATGTTGCAGAGTCACCGCGGGAATCCCATCACTCGGATGCTGCTACTCAGCAGGCACCCAACTGGAG GAGCACAGCACAACCCAAGACTCAGCCGGAGAGGAAGAAGGTCAAAGCCAGACGAGGAGAGAACAGAAACAG GGGAATATCTACTGCATCATTGCTCAGCACTAATGGTGTGACACCATCCAGCCTCATCGCCACTTTGTCGCAGCCTATTGTCATCTCCGACACCCCCAGCCCAGCGGTCAGCATCATAACTATCCACAGTGACACTGATACGGAAGATGAGCGCAAGTTTCATCCTGCCAG TGTTGGATTGGGCCAGCGCACCAATGTTATCAGCTGTGTGACAGTGCACGACTCAGACTCCTCTACAGCCAGTCCGCTGACTCCTCTTCCCCGCACACTTAACGTAGCCAGCACAGTGTCCTCACGCCAGGCTAAGTCTCTGGCTGTGGTGGCACCCTCAGTCAAAGTTCATGCATCAGAGAGAGGAGCAGCTTCACGTAGCCGCCCAGAGACTG TGAACTACATGAAGCCCAAGAGAACATCTAATCAGCAGCCAAGTAGTTCAGGGGAGAATCTGGAGCGTCACGGGCTGATGCTGAGCCAGTCGCGTCCCTTAAACCTCAGCCAG GTCCAGCCCATGGTGTCTTCATCTCAGGAGCGCGCAGGCGTATCCCACAGTGACTCATCCTTACGTCGCCAACAGACGTTCGCTCCGGCCGCCTCGGCCTCGCAGTACAACTTCCCCGAGGTGTCCGCGCTGGCCTCGGCCGCAGGACCCAGCCTGTACACCTACCCGGCCTCCACCGCCCTCTCGTCCGCCTCTCAGGTCATGGAGCAGCTGCTGGGCCGTGGCACAACAGCAGGACACTCCCCCTCCGCCTATGCAGCAACatacacctcctcctcctccaggagAGACTCGGCCAGCCGTAAGGACTCGGTCAGCAGTCTGCTGCACGGCCTGCCTGCAGTCTACCAGCAGCAGTTCACTGCTGCCTCTCCTTACGTGAGTGTGACTCCGCGGTCCGAGGCCTACAGTGCCTACCAGCTGAGCCCCAGACGCCTCACGCAGTACCCCTACCTATAA